TTACCTGGACCAGAGCCGCGCCAGGTCGAGTTCGACGGCCTCGAAGGGCTCGGCACGCACCCGCTGATCCTCGGCGAAGGAGTCGACCAGGAGCCACTGGCTCCCCTGGAGCCGGAAGATATCGAGCGTGCGGGCCAGCGGATCCACGTGCCACATGTGCCGGACTCCTTCCCGGGCGTAGATGCGCTGCTTGGGGCCCTTGTCCCTCTGCCGCGTGCTCTTGGAGAGGACCTCGCATACCCAGTCCGGGGCGAGATCGTAGTGTGCTGGCGCGTCCTCCCCACCGAAGACATCTGGCATCCGCTCACGCCGCCAGCCGGCGAGGTCCGGGACGAGCTTGTCCGGGCGTGGACCGAAGTGAAGCTCCGGCTCATCGATGAAGACCCACCCTCCGGGTCCCCCCGTGCCGAGCCAGAAGGGCGCCCCGATGAGGACGCCCAGTCGCGTCGCCACGCTGGCATGCGGACGGG
Above is a window of Cystobacter fuscus DNA encoding:
- a CDS encoding Uma2 family endonuclease — encoded protein: MLNSSLMPPRDPPDTGSTEHNDPSVEAAFQASPPEMVAEILNGELHVSPRPARPHASVATRLGVLIGAPFWLGTGGPGGWVFIDEPELHFGPRPDKLVPDLAGWRRERMPDVFGGEDAPAHYDLAPDWVCEVLSKSTRQRDKGPKQRIYAREGVRHMWHVDPLARTLDIFRLQGSQWLLVDSFAEDQRVRAEPFEAVELDLARLWSR